CAGTACATCTGGAAGATTTAATTGTTAGTCATGATTACAGAGGAGAAGGTCTAGGAACGTTATTATTGGATGAAGTTATTAAATATGGTTATAGTTTAGGAGTTAAACGTATTTGTTGGGAAGTTTTAGATTGGAATGAACCAGCAATTAAATTTTACGAAAGTAAAGGGGCGTCTCTATTAAAAGATTGGTATTTAGTACAAATGGATGAATCTAGTATTAAAAAATATATCGAAAATTTATAAATGAGAGTGTTTAAGTTTGGAGGTGCTTCTGTTAAAGATGCTAAAGGGGTAAAGAATTTAATTTCGGTATTAGAACAAGTAGGACATGAAAAGACGATAATAGTTGTCTCTGCAATGGGTAAAATGACTAATGCTTTGGAATTGGTGGTTGGCGCTTATTTTGATGATAAAAAAGAGTTAAATAGTACTATTCAGAGTGTTGTCGACTATCATAATGATATTATGGTTGCTCTTTTTGATGATAGTAATCATCGTGTTTTTAAAATAACCGAAGATTTATTTGGAGAACTTCGAAATTTCCTAAAGACAAATAAATCTCCCGATTATAGTTTTGTTTATGATCAAGTTATTGGTTTTGGAGAATTATTGTCTACATCAATTATTAGTCAATATTTGGTTTTTAAAGGTTTTGATAACCATTGGCAAGATGTTAGGCAGTTAATTAAAACAGATAGTTATTACAGAAATGCTAATGTTAACTGGGAAGAAACTCAACAATTAGTTACTAAACATATAGATTCTAAAAAGCTTAATATAACTCAAGGGTTTTTAGGTAGCGATGCAAATAATTTTACAACGACCTTAGGTCGAGAAGGAAGTGATTATACTGCCGCTATTTTGGCGTATTGTTTAAACGCAGGAAGTGTGACTATTTGGAAAGATGTGCCAGGTGTTTTAAATGCAGATCCAAGACATTTTAAAAACACACAATTACTTAATTCTATTTCGTATACTGAAGCTATTGAATTAGCCTTTTATGGTGCTTCTGTTATTCATCCAAAAACATTGCAACCTTTGCAACGTAAAGAAATTCCGTTATACGTTAAGTCTTTTTTAAATCCGCAAGGGGAAGGGACAGTGGTCAATAAAATGTTCGGTTTAATACCTAAAGTACCTTGCTTTATTGTTAAGCAAAACCAAGTATTATTATCGTTGTCTACATTAGATTTTTCTTATATCGTTGAGGATAATATTAGTAAAATCTTTAATTTGCTATCCAAATACAAAATGAAGGTTAGTGTTATACAGAATTCTGCAATTAGTTTTTCTGTTTGCTTTGATGATAATTATAATAATTTAGAAACTTTATTATTGCAATTAAAAGCTAATTTTAAATTGACTTGTAATACAGGTGTTTCTCTATATACCATAAGGCATTACGATGATAAGTCAGTAGAAGAATTAGAAGCAGGAAAAACAGTTTTATTAAAACAAATGTTCCAAGAGACATTACAAATAGTAACAAAATAAATCTAATGAATTACATTTGTAAATTCTAATATGAATAAAAATAAATGGGATTAGTCACAGCAAAAGAAGTTTCAAGCGCTATAAAGCTCAGTAAATACGGGTTTTTGGGGACATTTGTTGGTTGGATACTAATGAAAGTATTGAAAATTTCGAGCTTAAATAATGTCTATAATCGTAACAAACATTTGTCACATTTAGAGTTTTTGGATGGAATTTTAGATGAATTTCAAATTAAATTCGAAATTCCTGAAGAAGATTTAAAGCGATTGCCAAAAGATGGCGCTTATATTACCGTTTCTAACCATCCATTGGGAGGTATTGATGGTATTTTACTTTTAAAATTAATGCTTGAACAACGCGAAGATTTTAAAATAATAGCTAATTTTTTATTACATCGTATAGAGCCTATGAAGCCTTATATAATGCCTGTTAACCCTTTTGAAGATAGGAAGGATGTAAAATCTAGCTTAACAGGGTTTAAGGGCTCTATTTCTCACTTGAGAGATGGACATCCTTTGGGGATTTTTCCTGCAGGAGAGGTGTCTACTTATAGAGATGGTAAATTAGTTGTTGATAAACCTTGGGAAGACGCAGCGATGAAGTTAGTTAAAAAAGCTAATGTTCCTGTTGTTCCAATATATTTTCATGCACAAAATAGTAAGTTGTTTTATAAGTTGTCAAAAATAAGTGACATTTTTAGAACAGCTAAGTTGCCTTCCGAATTGTTTACACAAAAACGTAGAGTTATCAAGGTTAGGATAGGGAAACCAATTTCTGTTAAAAGTCAAGGAGAACATGAGTCGCTTGCAGATTTCTCAGAATTTATTAGAAGGAAAACATATATGCTGTCTAATGCTTTTCAACCTAAGGAGAAGATTATAGATAGTATTTCTTCTAGTTTAAAATCTCCAAAATCGGTAAAAGCACCTAAACAAATTGTAACTCCGGTTAGTCAGGAAGCAATGATAAAAGAGGTCGATGCATTGCGCAAGCAAGATTGTAAATTATTGACAAGTAAAAATTATGAAGTTTTTTTATCTACCGCTGCAGATATGCCAAACTTGCTGCGTGAGATTGGACGATTGAGAGAAATTACTTTTAGAGCTGTTGGAGAAGGAACAAATGAACCTATTGATTTAGATGAATTTGATAATTACTACCATCATTTATTTTTATGGGATAGTGAGGCTAATGTTTTAGCAGGTGCTTATAGAATGGGGTTAGGATCTCAGATATTTGCTAATTATGGTATTAATGGCTTTTATTTACAAGATTTATTTGGTTTTGAGCCTGAGTTATATAAAATGATGAGCGAGTCTATTGAAATGGGACGCGCCTTTATTATTAAAGAATACCAACAAAAACCAATGCCTTTGTTTTTACTTTGGAAAGGTATTGTGCATACAACATTACGTCATCCTGAACATAAGTATTTAATTGGAGGGGTTAGTATTAGTAATCAGTTTTCAGAATTCTCCAAGTCTTTAATGATTGAGTTTATGAAATCACATTACTATGATCCGTACGTGGCACAATATGTTCATCCTAAAAAAGAATTTAAGGTTAAACTTAAAGATGCTGATAAGGACTTTGTTTTTGATGCAACAGAGGCTGATTTAAATAAGTTTGATAAGATTATTGATGAGATTGAACCAGGTGCTTTAAGATTGCCTGTATTGCTTAAAAAGTATATCAAACAAAACGCCCGTTTAGTTGCCTTTAATGTAGACCCATTATTTAATAATGCGGTAGATGGTTTAATGTATATTAAGATCGCAGACTTGCCAGAAAGTACAGTTAGGCCTGTAATGGAAGAATTTCAAGCGGAATTAGAACGTAAGTTTACTGAGCAGAATGGAGATAAGTCAATGACCGAAGTCGAACGTTAATTTATTATATCTACTTATTACAATTAACCTGAGTCTTAACAAAAAAGTCATTGACTACACGTCTGCATTCGTTTAGTTGTTCTAGATCTATAGAGTAAAAAAGGTTTTTACCTCGTATTTTTTGTTTTAGTAAGCCTATTTTTCTAATCTCACCTAAATGTTGCGATATTGTTGGTTGTGATAATCCTGTGCTTTTCACCAAAGCGTTACAATTACAATCCTTGTTTTCGCTTATATGTTGGATCATTGCTATTCTAGCAGGATGTCCTAAAACTTTAGTAAAATTAGCGACTTGATTTTGAGAAGTATTAAACAATTGTCTTTTTGAGAACCCCATAGTATTGCGTGTAATTTAATAGTATTAGAACATGATATTGCAATATCACAATTTTAAAAATACATAAAAAACCAAAATCAATACCGATTTTGGTTTTAAATTTTTTGATTTAAAATTATTTACCAAATAGCCTTTGGAAAAAAGTCTTAGTCTTTTTGGTGGTTTCTTCAATAACTTCTTTAGCGTCCTCCGCCAAATCTTCTAATTTATCTCCAGCGTCGTCAGCAAATTTAGAAGCCTTTTCTTTGGCGTCGTCCATAAATTCTTTAGCATCGTCGTTATAAAACTCTGTGGCTTTAGCTTTTACTTTTTCGTAGGTTTCTTTAGCATCATCAGATAACTCGTCAAATTTTTCTCCTGCTTCTTTCGCTATCTTAGACACTTTTTCTTTAGCGTCATCCATAAACTCTTTGGCATCTTCATTGTAGAATTCGGTTGCTTTGGCTTTAGCCTTTTCAAATGTTTCTTTAGCTTCCGTTTTGATATCTTCAAACTTAGCTTCTGCTTTATCTAGTACCTCTGACGTTTTATCTTTTGAAGTATTCGTAGTGTCGTTGGTTGCTTCTTTTGCGTCTGTGGCATTTGATTCAACTGATTCTTCTAAATTATTTACAGTTTGTTCAGTGTCGTTCTCTATATTTTTAAGGTCTTCACTCATGGTTTTTTTTGTTAGTTAGTAGATTACTAATATATTACATTTCTAAATAACTATTTTAAAAATATTTTGTCGATTGGCTCCCAAAGTTCAATTTTGTTACCGTCGTTATCTAGTATCCAACCAAATTTTCCATAATCATATTCTTCAATTTCACCCAGAACAGTCACACCTTCTTCTTTTAATACTTTTATTAATTCCTTAAGATTTTCTACACGATAGTTAAACATAAAATCTTTTTTCGAAGGTTCAAAATGTTTAGAATCTTCAGGAAATGGACTCCATTGTGTAGAGCAATCATTACCGTCTTTATCCTTCCACCAAAAGGTAGAACCGTAATCGTCTGTATTAAAACCTAAATGTTTGTTATACCAATCTTTTGAGGCTTTTGGGTCTTTTGTTTTAAAAAATAGACCTCCGATTCCTGTGACGCGTTTTTTCATTTTTTTAAATTTAATGTAGATTCATAAATTGTTATCCACTCTTTAATACTCATTTTACCTAATAATTGGGCGATCAAAACATAAGGAATGTCATCTGTTTTTTTAAATCGGATACAACTTTTACCCATGTCTAGTTTGTATTTACAGTGTTTTGGGTATTCTGAAACAAACCAATCATAAAGTTCTTCTTTTGGATATAAACCAGAATGGTAAATAACAATACAGTTTTTTTGAGACGCAACATTTATAAACGGTAAAGGTGGAAATGGTTTACAATGGTAACCCGAGGGGTAAATAGACTTTGGAACAAAATAAGCTAACATACCATAAGCCATACCAGACTCTAGTCCTTGGGGCATATGTTTTAGTATTACATTATGTAATTTGATAATAGCTACTTTTCTATCAGGAGGAAGTTGTGCTATATAATCTTCAGGAGTAGTTGCTAATGAGGTCATTTTAGTTAGTTTAGAGTTATAAGGCTAACAAAATTTTGTTTTGATTTTATCGACGATAGTTTGCGCTAATTTTTCTTTACTTTGAATAGTCCAGCCGGCCACATGTGGTGATAGTACTACTTGGTCAGATTGTATGAGGTATTTAAAAGCCTCGGGCATGTTGTTGTCACTAAACAAGTTTTCGAAAGATGATTTCTCGTATTCTAAAACGTCTAAACCTGCTCCTAATATTTGTCCTGATTTTAAGGCAGAGACTAGGTCTGAGGTGACCACACTTTTGCCACGTGCTGTATTTATTAGCCAAAATGGTTTCTTAAACCCGTTTATTAGGTTTTTATTGACCATTTTTATAGTAGATTCTGTTTCTGGAGTATGTAGACTTAATACCTCTGCTTTTTCTTGAAGTTCTGATAGGCTTACTTGCTTAGCGTTCTCATCTCCTACATTAGGTTTGAGATCATGGCATAAAACAGTAACATCAAAACCTCGTAGTTTTTTTGCAAATGCTTTTCCCATATTACCATAGCCGATTAGTCCAACGGTTTTACCGTCTAGCTCTAAGCCTCTGTTGTCTTCACGTAACCATTTGCCTTCTCTAACTTCTTTGTCCGCTTTATTTAGCTTATTAAATAGGGATAGGAGCATTGCTAGGCTGTGTTCTCCAACGGCATTACGATTGCCTTCTGGAGCTGCGATTAATGTTATGCCTTTACTTTTGGCGTAGTCACAATCGATGTTTTCTAATCCTGCACCGACACGTCCTATAAATTTCAAATTTGTGGCGGCATCTAAAAATGCAGCATCAATACTAAAGCGACTTCTGATTATAAAACCATCATACTCTTTGATTTTGTTTTGAATGTCTGCTTTAGACGATGTGAAATCTTCATGGTTTGAATAACCTAGGTCATTAAGCTGATTTATTAGTAACGGATGGTTGGAGTCTAGGTGAAGTATTTTCATTTTATGAGGTATGTTTTATTTAAATTTTTGGATAGATGGTCTGCGTTAATTCGTGTTTTACATTGCCAGTATGAGCGGTGTTTAGTTTTTCGAATAGTAAGACGTGGACTTCCTCATTGTTTTTTGTAGTGGGATTATGTTCTACTCCTTTAGGAACGACTATAATTTCTCCGGCGTTAACAATTTCTGTTCGGTCTCTAAATTGCATATAAAGTGTCCCTTTAATGACCTGAAAAAGTTCGTCTTCATTATCATGGCTGTGCCAAACAAATTCGCCTTTAAGCTTGGCTAACAATACTTGCATATCGTCTACGATAGCTATTTGATGCGGTTGCCAGTTATCTGTAAACTTAGATAGTTTTTGAGTAATGTCTAGTGCTTTCATAGCTTAAAAGTAGTGTTTTTAAGCGTTAGTGGTAGAAATGGCATCCTTTTTTTTGCTGCCATAAATGGCAAAAAAAAGATATAATGGATGGCACGACCTTTAGGTAACGCCCAAATGATATTAAAACCCTAAGATCGATTTTGCTATTAGAAAGTAGAGTAGTATCCCAAAGACATCATTACTTGTGGTAATAAATGGACCCGTTGCAACTGCTGGGTCGATGCCTCTTTTATCCAAAAATATAGGGATAAATGTGCCTATTAATGCAGCCATAATAATTACAGCGACTAGTGCAATGGCTATTGTTATAGAGATTAAATAGGGGGTTTTAAAAATAAAATGGGTGACTACTATTGCAATTAAGGCAATTGCTAAACCATTAACTAATCCTAATATAGCTTCTTTAAAAAGACGTTTTATGATGTTGCCATCTATACTGTTATTAGCTAACCCTTGTACTACAATTGCAGAGGATTGGACACCAACATTTCCGGCTGTGGCTTGTATTAATGGTACAAAACTTAGTAAGATTATAAATTCGCCCATGGAGCCATTAAAACCTTCTATTATACTTGCCGCTCCAAGGCCGCCAAACATACCAATAAGTAACCATGGTAGTCTCGCTTTTGTAAGTTTTAGGATACTATCATCAGCTTCTACATCTTGTGATATACCGGCTGCCATTTGATAATCTTTATCTGCTTCTTCACGGATAACATCTACAATGTCATCAATGGTAATACGTCCTAAAAGGGTTTTGTTTTGGTCAACAACAGGAATGGCTTCTAGATCATACTTTTGCATAACTTTTGCCACTTCTTCCGCATCTTCTTCCACATAAACGTAATCTACATTGGAATTAGATAATTCGGCTATCTTTTGTTCGCTTTTAGCAGTTAATAGATCTTTTAAAGATAAACGACCTAATAATTTTTCTTGTTGATCAACGACATATATAGAGTGCACGCGACTTACATTTTGTGCTTGACCACGGATACGACGTAGGCATTCTGCAACGGTCCAGGTTTCATAAACTTTGACAAGCTCCTTGGCCATTAACCCTCCTGCGGTGTCCTCGTCATACGCTAAAAGTTCTTGGATTTCGGCCCTGTGTTCTTTATCTTCTATTTGCGAAATGACTTCTGCTTGACGGGCTTCAGGTAATTCTGCAATAATATCTGCTGCATCATCGGTATCTAGCTCTTCAATCTCTTCCGCTATTTCTTTTGCAGATAAGTTTTTTAAGACTTTTTCTCGATTATCCTCGTCCAATTCCATAAGGACATCAGACGTGGTTTCGGAATCAAGAAGCTTAATAACATACATCGCTTCGTCTAAGTTGACTTCATCAAGAATTTCGGCAATATCTGCGTAATGAAATTCTTCTAAAAGTAGCTTAAGGTCATCATCGTTTTTTTGTTCGATAAGTAGCTCTACGCGCTCGATAAGCTCGTCTGTAAGCTGAAACTGTATGTTTTGATTGTCTTCCACTAGATTATTTGTCGTTTTCTATTAAGCTAGTTAACTCTAAAAATTGTGTAACACTAAGCTGTTCTGGTCGCTGGTCAAAGATAGCGTTTGCTTTTAGATTATCTGACAATTCAAATGTTTTTAAACTGTTGCGCATGGTTTTGCGACGTTGTTGAAACGCTTGTTTAACCACTCTGAAAAATAATTTTTCGTCACATGGTAAACTGTAGTCGGCTTTTCTTGTTAATCGCAAGACCCCAGATTCTACTCTTGGTGGTGGATTAAAAACGGTTGGCGGTACAGTGAATAAATACTCTGCATCATAAAAGGCCTGAGTTAAAACGGATAGAATACCGTAAACCTTACTGCCTTCTTTAGAGCAAATACGTTGTGCTACTTCTTTTTGAAACATACCAGAAAATTCTGGTATTTGATCGCGTAGTTCTAAAGTTTTAAAGACTATTTGTGTTGAAATATTATAAGGGAAGTTTCCAATGATAGCAAAAGGTTGATCCTTAAATGTTTCGGTGATATCGTACTTTAAAAAATCTTTTTCAATAATCCTGTCGGCTAAAGTAAGATAGTTGTTTTTAAGGTACTCTACACTGTCTGTGTCTATTTCTATAGCGTAAGTCGTAATCGGTTTATCAAGTAAGTATTTTGTTAAAACACCCATTCCTGGACCAATTTCTAAGACGTTTTTATAACCATTTAAGGTCAATGAATCCGCAATGTCTCTAGCAATACCTTCGTCTTCTAAAAAGTGTTGTCCTAAGAATTTTTTTGCTTTAACCTGATGGTTGTTTGGTTTGTATTTTGCCATAAAAGGGAGTGTTTTTCAGCTTGAGCTGAATTATTTGAACGTTACAGAATACTCATCAACAATTTGAAGCTCTGTTCTAAAAGCTAACATTTTGTCGGCAAACTTCTTTGAAGCTTCGTTTCTTAAGGTGTCTGCGTCTTCCTTGTAATAGGCATCTAAAGCCTCTCTTGAATATGATTTGTATTGGATAGAATAGGTTTGTCCGCCCATGTCTTCCTCTACTAGAACTTTGGTTAAGGTCGCTTTTTCAAATTTACCAGTCGCTAGTACTTTAGGAATATGTTCCTTTATCCAGATTAACCACTCGTTATGAGCGCTTTCGTCTATATTTACAGTGACGTTATATATGTACATTTTTTTATGTTTAATGTATTCCTAAATTTATACGGAATGCTAATTACAGTAAAGTTTTTGCAAATAACATAAGTTCTACATCATCCTCAAAGGGTTTTACCCTTTTTTCATAAGTTAATCCTAATTTTTCTATTAATTTTATGGATCCAGCGTTATGTTCTGATGTTATTGCGGCTATTTTAGGGATTTTGAATACATCTTTAGCCAATTGTAGTATTAATTTTGAAGATTCTAGACCGTAACCTTGGCCTTCATATTGAGGAAGCATTGCAAAACCAATATCAGGAAGTTCTAGAGTGTCGCGTTGTGTTATACCACTTGTTCCAATAGGGGTGTTGTTTTCCGATTTTAAGAGCAATTTGTAAAAACCGTAGCCTAGTGTTTCGTAGTTTTTTAAATGGCCATTAGTAATCCGTTCTTCTGCCTGAGCTACCGTTTTTACATTACGGTCGCCTACAAACTTTTTGAATTTAGGTGTGTTTATTAATTCTAAAAAGAAAGGTGCATCTGCAATAACGAATTTTGAAATGATTAATCGTTCGGTTTCGGCTACTATCATATTTTTGTTAATTTAATG
This portion of the Olleya sp. Bg11-27 genome encodes:
- a CDS encoding DUF4286 family protein, which gives rise to MYIYNVTVNIDESAHNEWLIWIKEHIPKVLATGKFEKATLTKVLVEEDMGGQTYSIQYKSYSREALDAYYKEDADTLRNEASKKFADKMLAFRTELQIVDEYSVTFK
- a CDS encoding GNAT family N-acetyltransferase, which encodes MIVAETERLIISKFVIADAPFFLELINTPKFKKFVGDRNVKTVAQAEERITNGHLKNYETLGYGFYKLLLKSENNTPIGTSGITQRDTLELPDIGFAMLPQYEGQGYGLESSKLILQLAKDVFKIPKIAAITSEHNAGSIKLIEKLGLTYEKRVKPFEDDVELMLFAKTLL
- a CDS encoding GNAT family N-acetyltransferase; protein product: MDYTIRFAKKKDVSAILGLIQELAVFEKEPDAVIVTEADLLENGFGKQPLFTCFVAEKDNTIVAIALIYIRFSTWKGKTVHLEDLIVSHDYRGEGLGTLLLDEVIKYGYSLGVKRICWEVLDWNEPAIKFYESKGASLLKDWYLVQMDESSIKKYIENL
- the rsmA gene encoding 16S rRNA (adenine(1518)-N(6)/adenine(1519)-N(6))-dimethyltransferase RsmA, with amino-acid sequence MAKYKPNNHQVKAKKFLGQHFLEDEGIARDIADSLTLNGYKNVLEIGPGMGVLTKYLLDKPITTYAIEIDTDSVEYLKNNYLTLADRIIEKDFLKYDITETFKDQPFAIIGNFPYNISTQIVFKTLELRDQIPEFSGMFQKEVAQRICSKEGSKVYGILSVLTQAFYDAEYLFTVPPTVFNPPPRVESGVLRLTRKADYSLPCDEKLFFRVVKQAFQQRRKTMRNSLKTFELSDNLKANAIFDQRPEQLSVTQFLELTSLIENDK
- a CDS encoding cupin domain-containing protein, whose product is MKALDITQKLSKFTDNWQPHQIAIVDDMQVLLAKLKGEFVWHSHDNEDELFQVIKGTLYMQFRDRTEIVNAGEIIVVPKGVEHNPTTKNNEEVHVLLFEKLNTAHTGNVKHELTQTIYPKI
- a CDS encoding 2-hydroxyacid dehydrogenase gives rise to the protein MKILHLDSNHPLLINQLNDLGYSNHEDFTSSKADIQNKIKEYDGFIIRSRFSIDAAFLDAATNLKFIGRVGAGLENIDCDYAKSKGITLIAAPEGNRNAVGEHSLAMLLSLFNKLNKADKEVREGKWLREDNRGLELDGKTVGLIGYGNMGKAFAKKLRGFDVTVLCHDLKPNVGDENAKQVSLSELQEKAEVLSLHTPETESTIKMVNKNLINGFKKPFWLINTARGKSVVTSDLVSALKSGQILGAGLDVLEYEKSSFENLFSDNNMPEAFKYLIQSDQVVLSPHVAGWTIQSKEKLAQTIVDKIKTKFC
- a CDS encoding GNAT family N-acyltransferase, with amino-acid sequence MGLVTAKEVSSAIKLSKYGFLGTFVGWILMKVLKISSLNNVYNRNKHLSHLEFLDGILDEFQIKFEIPEEDLKRLPKDGAYITVSNHPLGGIDGILLLKLMLEQREDFKIIANFLLHRIEPMKPYIMPVNPFEDRKDVKSSLTGFKGSISHLRDGHPLGIFPAGEVSTYRDGKLVVDKPWEDAAMKLVKKANVPVVPIYFHAQNSKLFYKLSKISDIFRTAKLPSELFTQKRRVIKVRIGKPISVKSQGEHESLADFSEFIRRKTYMLSNAFQPKEKIIDSISSSLKSPKSVKAPKQIVTPVSQEAMIKEVDALRKQDCKLLTSKNYEVFLSTAADMPNLLREIGRLREITFRAVGEGTNEPIDLDEFDNYYHHLFLWDSEANVLAGAYRMGLGSQIFANYGINGFYLQDLFGFEPELYKMMSESIEMGRAFIIKEYQQKPMPLFLLWKGIVHTTLRHPEHKYLIGGVSISNQFSEFSKSLMIEFMKSHYYDPYVAQYVHPKKEFKVKLKDADKDFVFDATEADLNKFDKIIDEIEPGALRLPVLLKKYIKQNARLVAFNVDPLFNNAVDGLMYIKIADLPESTVRPVMEEFQAELERKFTEQNGDKSMTEVER
- a CDS encoding VOC family protein; this translates as MKKRVTGIGGLFFKTKDPKASKDWYNKHLGFNTDDYGSTFWWKDKDGNDCSTQWSPFPEDSKHFEPSKKDFMFNYRVENLKELIKVLKEEGVTVLGEIEEYDYGKFGWILDNDGNKIELWEPIDKIFLK
- a CDS encoding aspartate kinase, giving the protein MRVFKFGGASVKDAKGVKNLISVLEQVGHEKTIIVVSAMGKMTNALELVVGAYFDDKKELNSTIQSVVDYHNDIMVALFDDSNHRVFKITEDLFGELRNFLKTNKSPDYSFVYDQVIGFGELLSTSIISQYLVFKGFDNHWQDVRQLIKTDSYYRNANVNWEETQQLVTKHIDSKKLNITQGFLGSDANNFTTTLGREGSDYTAAILAYCLNAGSVTIWKDVPGVLNADPRHFKNTQLLNSISYTEAIELAFYGASVIHPKTLQPLQRKEIPLYVKSFLNPQGEGTVVNKMFGLIPKVPCFIVKQNQVLLSLSTLDFSYIVEDNISKIFNLLSKYKMKVSVIQNSAISFSVCFDDNYNNLETLLLQLKANFKLTCNTGVSLYTIRHYDDKSVEELEAGKTVLLKQMFQETLQIVTK
- the mgtE gene encoding magnesium transporter, which codes for MEDNQNIQFQLTDELIERVELLIEQKNDDDLKLLLEEFHYADIAEILDEVNLDEAMYVIKLLDSETTSDVLMELDEDNREKVLKNLSAKEIAEEIEELDTDDAADIIAELPEARQAEVISQIEDKEHRAEIQELLAYDEDTAGGLMAKELVKVYETWTVAECLRRIRGQAQNVSRVHSIYVVDQQEKLLGRLSLKDLLTAKSEQKIAELSNSNVDYVYVEEDAEEVAKVMQKYDLEAIPVVDQNKTLLGRITIDDIVDVIREEADKDYQMAAGISQDVEADDSILKLTKARLPWLLIGMFGGLGAASIIEGFNGSMGEFIILLSFVPLIQATAGNVGVQSSAIVVQGLANNSIDGNIIKRLFKEAILGLVNGLAIALIAIVVTHFIFKTPYLISITIAIALVAVIIMAALIGTFIPIFLDKRGIDPAVATGPFITTSNDVFGILLYFLIAKSILGF
- a CDS encoding DUF1801 domain-containing protein; this translates as MTSLATTPEDYIAQLPPDRKVAIIKLHNVILKHMPQGLESGMAYGMLAYFVPKSIYPSGYHCKPFPPLPFINVASQKNCIVIYHSGLYPKEELYDWFVSEYPKHCKYKLDMGKSCIRFKKTDDIPYVLIAQLLGKMSIKEWITIYESTLNLKK
- a CDS encoding ArsR/SmtB family transcription factor, whose product is MGFSKRQLFNTSQNQVANFTKVLGHPARIAMIQHISENKDCNCNALVKSTGLSQPTISQHLGEIRKIGLLKQKIRGKNLFYSIDLEQLNECRRVVNDFFVKTQVNCNK